One genomic region from uncultured Cohaesibacter sp. encodes:
- a CDS encoding aldolase/citrate lyase family protein produces the protein MSSSLETLSVAMQTAQQTGTPVYSGWSLYPGELVARAVASGPFDALLIDCQHGHMDFAQSQAMTIAIAQAGKAPLLRIPVGDFAFVSRALDFGVQGIVAPMINSAEEAKALVNAAKYPLVGERSFAPFGACALYDIEAPDYVAKANAACLVFAMVETERALDNLDDILAVEGLDGVFVGPADLSLTLLKGAKVDMDCELANKAYEMVAQRAASAGKLSGIYAFNTTYAKRYAGFGYNLIAVGSDSGYLAAGMAQMADELKA, from the coding sequence ATGTCATCGTCCCTAGAGACCCTGTCTGTTGCCATGCAGACTGCACAGCAGACTGGTACCCCTGTTTATAGTGGTTGGAGCCTTTATCCCGGAGAACTTGTTGCCCGGGCTGTTGCCAGTGGACCATTTGATGCGCTTCTCATCGATTGCCAGCATGGCCACATGGATTTTGCCCAATCGCAGGCGATGACGATTGCCATTGCCCAAGCGGGCAAGGCTCCTTTGCTGCGCATTCCTGTCGGAGATTTTGCTTTCGTGTCTCGTGCGTTGGATTTTGGTGTGCAAGGGATTGTTGCTCCCATGATCAACTCCGCAGAAGAGGCGAAGGCGCTGGTCAATGCTGCTAAATATCCGCTCGTTGGCGAGCGCAGCTTTGCGCCTTTCGGGGCCTGTGCACTCTATGACATCGAAGCGCCAGATTATGTAGCCAAGGCGAATGCGGCCTGTCTGGTGTTTGCCATGGTTGAAACAGAGCGCGCCCTCGATAACCTTGATGACATTCTGGCTGTCGAAGGTCTGGACGGTGTCTTCGTCGGGCCAGCCGATCTTTCCCTTACTCTGCTTAAAGGGGCAAAGGTTGATATGGATTGCGAATTGGCCAACAAGGCCTATGAGATGGTTGCCCAGAGAGCAGCTTCGGCTGGCAAACTCTCCGGTATTTATGCTTTTAACACCACTTACGCCAAACGCTATGCCGGGTTTGGTTACAATCTCATCGCAGTGGGCAGTGACAGCGGTTATCTTGCCGCGGGTATGGCTCAGATGGCTGATGAGCTGAAGGCCTGA
- a CDS encoding DUF1476 domain-containing protein: MTTFDNREFGYEAKFAHDQEVIFKATARRNKLIAHWAADKLGFVEDEAAKYADLMIRNSLKVSDDDDVVHRILEDFRNHGMPSSEHRIRQKLSHFMSIALGEVTATAG; the protein is encoded by the coding sequence ATGACCACGTTTGACAATAGAGAATTTGGCTATGAAGCAAAATTTGCTCATGATCAGGAGGTCATTTTTAAGGCAACGGCCCGTCGAAACAAGCTGATCGCCCATTGGGCTGCTGACAAACTTGGCTTTGTTGAAGATGAGGCCGCAAAATATGCTGATCTCATGATCCGCAACAGTTTGAAGGTCTCTGATGATGACGATGTCGTGCATCGCATTCTGGAGGATTTTCGCAATCATGGCATGCCTTCGTCCGAGCATCGTATCCGCCAGAAACTGAGCCATTTCATGTCTATCGCGCTTGGGGAGGTCACCGCGACCGCTGGATGA